A region from the Desulfitobacterium dehalogenans ATCC 51507 genome encodes:
- the murA gene encoding UDP-N-acetylglucosamine 1-carboxyvinyltransferase gives MAMDRYVITGKQRLEGRLRNSGAKNASLPLLAASLLVSGKTTLLDIPHLADIGNMIEVLEYLGARVDAQQEALLVDASDLARCEVDEGLMRQMRASNLILGPILARNGRVRISKPGGCAIGSRPMDQHIKGLQELGVKVKEKHGYIEAWADQLKGAKIYLDLPSVGATENLMMTAVLAKGTTTIYNAAREPEIIDLQNFLNKMGAKIRGAGMDVLRIEGVSKLYPVEHTVIPDRIEAGTHMVAAVMTQGDIEISNVIPEHLEPVTAKLLQAGAEIIIGDDTIRVKGNRRIKGVDCKTMPHPGFPTDMQPQFMALLSTAEGTSVITETIFENRFQHVDELRRMGAQITVEGRTAIIRGVESLEGAFVEATDLRAGAALFLAALAAEEATVLEKVGHIDRGYDNLEEKYRSVGAKLKRVKS, from the coding sequence ATGGCGATGGATCGGTATGTCATTACCGGAAAACAACGGTTGGAAGGTAGACTGCGCAATAGTGGAGCTAAAAACGCATCCCTACCTTTATTGGCAGCTTCTTTGCTGGTTTCGGGAAAGACCACTTTATTGGACATTCCCCATTTAGCAGATATCGGGAATATGATCGAAGTGCTTGAATACCTAGGTGCTCGTGTGGATGCTCAGCAAGAAGCCTTACTTGTAGATGCTTCAGACCTGGCCCGCTGTGAAGTGGATGAAGGGCTTATGCGTCAAATGAGAGCCTCCAATCTCATCCTAGGTCCCATCCTGGCTCGTAACGGCCGGGTGCGGATATCCAAACCGGGTGGATGTGCCATTGGCTCACGGCCCATGGATCAACATATCAAAGGACTGCAGGAATTGGGTGTCAAGGTCAAGGAAAAGCATGGCTATATCGAGGCTTGGGCGGATCAGCTCAAAGGGGCTAAAATCTATTTGGATCTCCCCAGTGTAGGAGCCACAGAAAATCTCATGATGACAGCTGTCCTTGCCAAAGGAACCACCACCATCTATAATGCAGCCAGGGAACCGGAGATTATCGATCTTCAGAATTTCCTTAACAAGATGGGGGCGAAAATCCGCGGTGCAGGAATGGATGTCCTGCGCATCGAGGGAGTGAGCAAGCTCTATCCTGTGGAGCATACGGTGATACCCGACCGGATCGAAGCGGGAACCCATATGGTAGCCGCTGTCATGACCCAAGGGGATATTGAAATCAGCAATGTGATTCCTGAGCATTTGGAACCTGTGACGGCTAAACTCCTTCAAGCAGGAGCGGAGATCATCATTGGGGATGACACTATTCGGGTCAAGGGCAATAGGAGAATTAAGGGAGTGGATTGCAAAACCATGCCTCATCCCGGTTTTCCAACGGATATGCAGCCTCAATTCATGGCGCTGCTCTCTACGGCTGAGGGAACCAGCGTTATTACTGAAACCATCTTTGAAAACCGTTTTCAGCATGTGGATGAACTTCGCCGCATGGGAGCCCAAATTACTGTGGAGGGGAGAACGGCTATTATCCGCGGTGTGGAAAGTCTGGAGGGCGCTTTTGTTGAGGCTACGGACCTGCGGGCGGGAGCTGCTCTTTTCCTGGCGGCCTTAGCTGCGGAAGAAGCAACTGTGCTGGAAAAAGTAGGGCATATAGATCGTGGCTACGATAATCTGGAGGAAAAATACCGCAGTGTGGGTGCCAAGCTAAAGCGGGTTAAATCCTAG
- the murD gene encoding UDP-N-acetylmuramoyl-L-alanine--D-glutamate ligase, with amino-acid sequence MNLKEKKVLVVGAGRSGLAAVKRLKALGARVTLTDQQEPGQLSGISELGLQDGQLVLGHIPQWHEVEAEVIVLSPGVSPKLPFIQEGIAQGALIWSEVELALRDHPAFKIGVTGTNGKTTTTTLIGELAKRTGKPTLVAGNIGVALSDQVEELGEEGIIVAELSSFQLELVDSLRMNVGILLNVTPDHLDRHGTLENYLAAKTRIFENQRQSDCAILNWDDDKVRELAPHLKARVVFFSPTSLLEEGYGVRGDEIVLAEGGGITPIISRGELQLRGNHNLENIMASIAAVRELGLSWEEISEGLREFKGVEHRQEVVGTYEGILFINDSKGTNPDAAEKALYAFEEPIILIAGGKNKGLDFHDFMRTVKKQVKSLVLVGSAAVEMEEAAKDVGIQDYIRAKTFEEAVELAIAEGEPGDVVLLSPACTSWDMFKSYEERGEFFKELVRRHYREPI; translated from the coding sequence ATGAATTTGAAAGAAAAAAAAGTACTTGTGGTTGGTGCTGGAAGAAGTGGATTAGCGGCGGTTAAAAGGCTGAAGGCCCTAGGCGCACGAGTCACCTTGACAGATCAACAGGAGCCGGGCCAACTCAGCGGCATCTCAGAATTGGGCTTGCAGGATGGACAACTTGTTTTGGGTCATATCCCTCAATGGCATGAAGTAGAAGCTGAAGTGATTGTCCTCTCACCAGGAGTGTCCCCAAAACTTCCTTTTATTCAAGAAGGGATTGCTCAAGGTGCTTTGATTTGGAGTGAAGTGGAGCTTGCCCTGAGGGATCACCCGGCTTTCAAGATCGGGGTGACGGGAACCAATGGGAAAACCACCACCACGACATTGATTGGAGAACTGGCCAAACGGACTGGAAAACCCACTCTGGTCGCCGGCAATATCGGTGTTGCCTTAAGCGATCAGGTAGAGGAACTGGGTGAGGAAGGTATTATTGTTGCTGAACTTTCCAGTTTTCAGTTGGAACTGGTGGACAGTCTTCGTATGAACGTGGGGATTCTCCTCAATGTTACCCCTGACCATTTGGATCGCCATGGAACCTTAGAGAATTATCTGGCAGCCAAAACCCGGATATTTGAGAATCAGAGACAATCAGATTGTGCCATTTTAAATTGGGATGATGACAAGGTTCGTGAACTGGCTCCTCATTTAAAAGCCAGGGTGGTCTTCTTTAGTCCCACTTCCCTTTTGGAAGAGGGATATGGAGTTCGAGGGGATGAGATCGTTCTCGCTGAAGGGGGGGGAATCACTCCCATCATCAGTCGGGGTGAACTCCAGTTAAGGGGTAATCATAATTTGGAAAATATTATGGCTTCTATCGCTGCTGTAAGGGAGCTGGGACTTTCTTGGGAGGAAATCTCTGAAGGTTTACGGGAGTTTAAAGGGGTTGAGCACCGCCAGGAAGTGGTAGGGACCTATGAGGGGATACTTTTTATTAACGACTCGAAAGGAACCAATCCTGACGCAGCGGAGAAGGCCTTATATGCCTTTGAGGAACCGATCATTCTCATTGCCGGAGGTAAAAACAAAGGCCTGGATTTCCATGATTTTATGAGAACGGTTAAGAAACAGGTGAAAAGCCTTGTACTTGTCGGATCGGCGGCGGTAGAGATGGAGGAAGCGGCCAAAGATGTAGGAATTCAGGATTACATACGGGCTAAGACCTTTGAAGAGGCTGTGGAGCTTGCTATTGCTGAAGGGGAGCCTGGGGATGTGGTTCTCCTCTCGCCGGCTTGTACAAGTTGGGATATGTTTAAGAGTTATGAAGAAAGAGGGGAATTCTTTAAGGAGTTAGTGCGTAGGCATTATAGGGAACCCATTTAA
- the spoVE gene encoding stage V sporulation protein E, translating into MPRRRRPDLVLLGAILALLTIGIVMVYSSSAVKGYVMYDDPYHFLKMEVMWVVFGLVAMVLAMNLDLNLLRRWAKPALLIAIVLLIMVKIPGIGRRVNGADRWIGLGPLSIQPSEVIKLAMVLVMASILAIDPHKIKSFRRGLLPVLGLLGLVAGLIMLQPDLGTTLVIAGTTFFMLIAAGARASHIIALGCSGVGLVVAAIAAEPYRMNRIFAFLDPWVDPSGKGYQTIQALLALGPGGLFGLGLGQSKQKFLYLPENHTDFIFAMIGEELGFVGATIVILLFFLLAWRGFRVAMGAPDAFTGFLAVGLTGMVCIQAMINMGVVSGVLPVTGITLPFLSYGGTSLVFTMLGVGVLLNISRESR; encoded by the coding sequence ATGCCAAGACGCCGTCGCCCTGATCTGGTCTTACTCGGAGCAATCCTGGCGCTCCTTACGATAGGAATCGTAATGGTGTACAGTTCCAGCGCCGTTAAAGGATATGTGATGTATGACGATCCCTATCACTTTCTGAAAATGGAGGTGATGTGGGTTGTCTTCGGATTAGTGGCGATGGTTCTGGCCATGAACCTGGATTTGAACCTTTTGCGCCGCTGGGCAAAGCCTGCCCTTCTTATCGCCATTGTCTTATTGATTATGGTTAAAATTCCCGGGATCGGGCGTAGAGTAAATGGTGCTGACCGCTGGATTGGTCTTGGACCTTTATCCATTCAGCCTTCTGAAGTGATTAAACTGGCCATGGTTTTGGTCATGGCCAGCATATTAGCTATTGATCCTCATAAGATTAAGTCCTTTCGGCGTGGTCTGCTTCCCGTGTTGGGGCTTTTAGGCCTTGTAGCGGGGCTGATTATGCTCCAGCCTGATTTGGGAACAACCCTTGTTATCGCCGGGACGACTTTCTTTATGCTCATTGCCGCAGGTGCCAGAGCAAGCCATATTATTGCTTTAGGATGCTCTGGTGTGGGTTTGGTTGTTGCCGCTATTGCAGCGGAACCCTATCGGATGAATCGCATCTTCGCCTTTCTGGATCCTTGGGTGGACCCCTCGGGGAAGGGATATCAAACGATTCAGGCCTTGCTCGCTCTGGGGCCGGGTGGGCTTTTTGGCTTAGGTCTTGGGCAAAGCAAACAGAAATTTCTCTATCTCCCGGAGAATCACACGGATTTTATCTTCGCTATGATCGGGGAGGAACTGGGCTTTGTAGGAGCCACCATCGTGATTCTGCTTTTTTTTCTACTGGCCTGGCGAGGCTTCCGAGTGGCTATGGGGGCGCCGGATGCCTTCACTGGCTTTCTGGCGGTGGGGCTTACGGGGATGGTGTGCATACAGGCTATGATTAATATGGGTGTTGTCAGCGGAGTGCTTCCTGTTACGGGAATAACCCTACCCTTCCTGAGCTATGGAGGGACGTCCCTGGTCTTTACCATGCTGGGGGTGGGGGTGCTTTTGAATATTTCGCGGGAGTCGCGGTAG
- the murG gene encoding undecaprenyldiphospho-muramoylpentapeptide beta-N-acetylglucosaminyltransferase, whose product MRVIVTGGGTGGHIYPALAIAKGILAHQPDAEILYIGTREGMEARLVPEAGIEFAGVSGQGLPRKLSLETLKVGGKSFKALWETKQILKKFKPDLVVGTGGYVSGPVVLTAALFGIPTLLHEQNALPGVTNKILTRFVRKVMVTFPESIAHFGVGQKLILTGLPVRPEIGRLSRKKGAECLGLRSDCLTLLVTGGSRGARSINQAMPTVLKHLAGRRDVQVIWATGKATYQETLESLKAQGIQWQRENWRVLEYLKDMPEALACADLFVGRAGATTLAEIMVAGKPGLLIPYPFAAENHQEFNARALEKEGAARVILDKDLTGEKLWALVKELTEKPEKLQKMAQAAQGLGQPDALNKIVKVCMDTAWK is encoded by the coding sequence ATGCGCGTGATTGTAACAGGTGGAGGAACGGGGGGCCATATCTATCCGGCTCTTGCCATCGCCAAGGGGATTCTCGCCCACCAACCGGATGCTGAAATTCTTTACATAGGTACTCGGGAAGGGATGGAAGCGCGCCTGGTTCCTGAAGCCGGTATTGAATTTGCAGGGGTTTCCGGACAAGGGCTCCCCCGCAAACTCAGCCTGGAGACCCTCAAGGTCGGGGGAAAGAGCTTCAAAGCTCTGTGGGAGACCAAACAAATTCTCAAAAAGTTCAAACCGGATCTTGTGGTAGGAACGGGAGGATATGTATCGGGGCCGGTGGTTTTGACAGCGGCCTTATTTGGGATTCCGACATTGCTTCATGAGCAGAACGCCCTTCCAGGAGTTACCAACAAAATTCTTACCCGTTTTGTGCGTAAAGTCATGGTAACCTTTCCGGAGAGCATTGCTCATTTTGGCGTAGGTCAGAAGTTGATTTTGACGGGCTTGCCGGTTCGTCCTGAGATAGGGAGACTATCCCGGAAGAAGGGGGCGGAATGTTTAGGATTGCGCTCAGATTGTTTGACTCTCCTTGTAACAGGGGGAAGCCGGGGTGCCCGCAGTATCAATCAAGCCATGCCTACAGTGCTTAAGCATTTGGCAGGCAGAAGAGATGTCCAAGTAATTTGGGCCACCGGCAAGGCTACCTATCAGGAAACCCTGGAGAGTTTAAAGGCCCAGGGGATTCAGTGGCAAAGAGAAAATTGGCGGGTGCTTGAATACCTGAAAGATATGCCTGAAGCGTTGGCTTGTGCCGATCTGTTTGTGGGGCGAGCCGGTGCAACGACCTTAGCTGAGATCATGGTGGCAGGTAAACCGGGGCTTCTTATACCTTATCCTTTTGCAGCTGAAAACCATCAGGAGTTTAATGCCCGGGCTTTAGAGAAAGAGGGCGCCGCCCGTGTTATTCTGGATAAAGATTTAACCGGTGAAAAGCTCTGGGCGTTGGTAAAAGAACTTACTGAAAAGCCTGAAAAGCTGCAAAAGATGGCTCAGGCTGCACAGGGTCTGGGCCAGCCTGATGCACTCAATAAGATCGTCAAAGTCTGCATGGATACGGCATGGAAATAA
- a CDS encoding UDP-N-acetylmuramoyl-L-alanyl-D-glutamate--2,6-diaminopimelate ligase, which translates to MRVKSVRKRLSEIIPGIEITNTVGDQETLIQGMVMDSRQVQPGDLYACVPGMNVDGHDFAVQAIAKGAVALLVERILPLDIPQLQVNNVREVMGYLAANLYDHPAGKLEVVGVTGTNGKTTITHLVEHIAAGEGKKVGLIGTLGARIAGRELPGSRTTPEAIDLQKLLREMVDEGVQYAVMEVSSHALVLGRVKGCEFDAGIFSNLTQDHLDYHKTMEEYLQAKAILFSGLTGAKEPKVGVINGDDPAGSTLIRLSAAPVVTYGVKAEHLDYRAEDIQLTADGVKFTVRFKGQSVQVEYSTPGMFSVYNALAAFAWGVESGRSPQQVREALASVLGVPGRFESVRMGQPFQVIVDYAHTPDGLENVCKTAQEFTQGRLITVFGCGGDRDKGKRPQMGAIAEELSDHVIVTSDNPRTEDPRQIIRDILEGIEGIDYTANVNRREAIECACLLAKEGDTVLIAGKGHEDYQIIGKDVFPFDDREVAREALRRLGYVG; encoded by the coding sequence ATGAGGGTGAAGTCTGTTCGCAAAAGACTCTCAGAAATTATACCCGGAATTGAAATCACGAATACTGTTGGAGATCAAGAAACCCTGATCCAAGGAATGGTTATGGATTCACGCCAGGTTCAACCCGGAGACCTCTATGCTTGTGTACCCGGAATGAATGTTGACGGCCATGATTTTGCGGTCCAAGCCATTGCCAAAGGAGCAGTCGCTTTACTGGTGGAACGGATTCTCCCTCTTGATATTCCTCAACTCCAAGTAAACAATGTGCGGGAGGTGATGGGGTATCTCGCAGCCAATCTTTATGATCACCCTGCCGGCAAACTGGAAGTGGTGGGGGTAACAGGTACTAACGGAAAAACAACAATCACACATCTTGTGGAGCATATTGCCGCAGGGGAAGGAAAAAAAGTGGGCTTAATCGGTACTTTAGGAGCCCGCATCGCGGGAAGAGAGCTGCCGGGAAGCCGGACCACCCCGGAGGCTATTGATCTCCAGAAGCTTCTGAGGGAAATGGTGGACGAAGGGGTTCAATATGCCGTCATGGAAGTCTCTTCCCATGCCTTAGTCTTAGGACGGGTTAAAGGATGTGAATTTGACGCAGGTATTTTCAGCAATTTGACACAAGATCATTTGGATTATCATAAAACAATGGAGGAGTACCTTCAGGCTAAGGCCATACTTTTCAGCGGCCTTACAGGGGCCAAAGAGCCTAAGGTGGGGGTTATCAACGGGGATGACCCGGCTGGGTCGACCTTAATCCGGCTTTCTGCCGCTCCTGTGGTGACCTATGGGGTCAAAGCCGAACATTTGGATTATCGGGCGGAGGACATCCAGTTGACTGCCGATGGGGTGAAATTCACGGTTCGTTTTAAGGGACAATCGGTGCAGGTGGAGTACTCAACTCCTGGAATGTTCAGTGTTTACAATGCTCTGGCGGCTTTTGCCTGGGGAGTGGAGAGCGGAAGAAGTCCCCAACAGGTTCGCGAAGCCCTGGCATCGGTCCTTGGAGTCCCAGGACGCTTTGAAAGCGTGCGGATGGGGCAGCCTTTTCAAGTCATTGTCGATTATGCCCATACTCCGGATGGGCTGGAGAATGTCTGTAAGACAGCTCAGGAGTTTACTCAGGGACGCCTGATTACAGTATTTGGCTGCGGCGGGGATCGGGATAAAGGCAAACGGCCTCAGATGGGAGCCATTGCCGAGGAGCTCAGCGACCATGTGATTGTAACTTCAGATAATCCCCGTACCGAGGATCCCCGGCAGATTATCCGGGACATTTTAGAAGGGATTGAAGGGATCGATTATACCGCTAATGTGAACCGCCGGGAGGCGATCGAATGCGCCTGCCTTCTTGCCAAGGAAGGGGATACAGTGCTGATTGCCGGAAAAGGTCATGAAGATTATCAGATCATCGGCAAAGACGTGTTCCCCTTCGATGATCGGGAAGTAGCTCGGGAAGCCTTAAGGAGGCTCGGTTATGTGGGATAG
- a CDS encoding UDP-N-acetylmuramoyl-tripeptide--D-alanyl-D-alanine ligase, translated as MWDSQRIADLLQGELLGDFRVQARGCAIDSREVREGNIFFALLGEKVDGHDYIEGAWDKGASVVIGEKERLQLRQEVRVPEGKALIQVGSGLIAMQTLAQAWRKELGAKVVAITGSNGKTTTKDMVAAVLGEKYCVHRNLENQNNELGLPMTILNATENTEVLILEMGMRGLGQIAFLCDIAHPDIGVITNIGTTHMELLGTQENIARAKWELIEALPETGNAVLNGEDEWSVKLAKHDSHQAFFYGLEGKFHKPDLRGTDLTPFGTLGTRFQAELEKNSFSSGSPLSSGKAVERLDTLPVTVHLPLPGEHNVLDALSALSVGVLLNVPLQEGCKGLAAMELSRMRLELHPGIGNSTLISDVYNANPTSMKASLEVLRERGGVSTLAILGEMYELGEASREGHYEVGQAVADLGISELITVGILAEEIARGAQEKGLSLQRIHSFPDREGAIKKAQEILAGLNQGTWVLIKASRGMKMEEVTRALRKG; from the coding sequence ATGTGGGATAGCCAAAGGATTGCGGATTTGCTCCAAGGGGAATTGCTGGGCGACTTCCGGGTCCAGGCCCGTGGCTGCGCGATCGACAGCCGGGAGGTTAGAGAAGGAAATATCTTCTTTGCCTTATTGGGGGAAAAGGTGGATGGACATGATTATATTGAGGGGGCCTGGGATAAAGGCGCCTCAGTAGTTATTGGCGAGAAAGAGCGGCTGCAGCTTCGCCAGGAAGTCCGGGTTCCTGAGGGTAAAGCCCTTATCCAAGTGGGGTCCGGCCTTATCGCTATGCAAACTTTGGCTCAGGCCTGGCGCAAGGAGCTGGGGGCAAAAGTCGTTGCCATCACAGGGAGCAATGGAAAAACCACGACAAAAGATATGGTTGCGGCGGTATTAGGTGAAAAATACTGTGTGCATAGAAATTTAGAAAATCAAAATAATGAATTAGGTCTTCCTATGACCATTTTGAACGCGACCGAGAATACGGAAGTTCTTATTTTAGAGATGGGCATGCGTGGATTGGGGCAAATCGCTTTTTTATGTGATATAGCCCATCCAGATATCGGTGTAATAACCAACATTGGCACAACCCATATGGAGCTTTTAGGCACACAAGAAAATATCGCACGGGCTAAGTGGGAGTTAATCGAAGCCCTTCCTGAGACAGGGAATGCTGTCCTGAACGGGGAAGATGAGTGGAGTGTGAAACTAGCCAAGCATGACTCTCATCAGGCCTTCTTCTATGGCCTGGAAGGAAAATTCCACAAACCCGATCTGCGGGGAACGGATCTTACTCCCTTCGGCACCCTCGGAACCCGCTTCCAGGCAGAGCTTGAAAAGAACAGTTTTTCTTCAGGGAGCCCTTTGAGTTCGGGGAAAGCTGTGGAAAGGCTGGACACTTTACCGGTTACAGTTCATCTGCCTCTGCCGGGAGAGCACAATGTGCTGGATGCTTTGTCAGCACTTAGTGTAGGAGTTCTCTTGAATGTACCCTTGCAAGAGGGGTGCAAGGGTCTGGCTGCCATGGAGTTATCCAGGATGCGCCTGGAGCTTCATCCGGGAATAGGCAATAGCACCTTAATCAGTGATGTCTATAACGCTAATCCAACATCCATGAAAGCATCCCTGGAAGTATTACGGGAAAGAGGAGGGGTATCCACTCTTGCTATATTAGGAGAGATGTATGAACTCGGGGAAGCCAGCCGGGAGGGGCATTATGAAGTAGGGCAGGCGGTAGCCGACCTGGGAATCTCAGAACTGATCACCGTTGGCATACTTGCTGAGGAGATTGCCCGGGGAGCCCAGGAAAAGGGGTTATCACTCCAAAGGATTCATTCCTTTCCTGACCGCGAGGGGGCTATAAAAAAAGCCCAAGAGATACTTGCGGGTTTAAACCAAGGCACTTGGGTCTTAATCAAAGCCTCTCGTGGTATGAAAATGGAAGAAGTGACAAGGGCACTTCGCAAAGGTTAA
- the murB gene encoding UDP-N-acetylmuramate dehydrogenase, with the protein MSGQVEHRYPLKKLNTWRIGGLAETVCWPENEEELREIWLKCQEQGIPFRLFGRGSNVLFPDEGLTGVTVISTGLAQSAWDSERVRVGAGYSLARLSQEAADRGLTGLEFARGIPGTVGGAVVMNAGAHGGSIQDILEEVKILTPQGELQRLAKQEIQFGYRECSLRDQVIILEGIFCLKSGDPDVIQATMSENLAKRKAAQPLELPNAGSVFRNPPGDSAGRLIEKAGWKGKRLGGAQVSLKHGNFIVNQGDATAHDVLALIREIQKDVHHQFGVELKTEVRYIPPS; encoded by the coding sequence ATGAGTGGACAGGTCGAGCACCGGTACCCTCTGAAGAAATTGAATACCTGGCGGATAGGGGGGTTGGCTGAAACCGTCTGTTGGCCGGAAAATGAGGAAGAGCTCAGGGAGATTTGGCTTAAATGTCAGGAACAAGGAATACCTTTTCGTTTATTTGGCCGGGGCTCCAATGTTCTGTTTCCGGATGAAGGATTAACCGGGGTAACAGTGATTAGCACGGGCCTAGCTCAGTCCGCATGGGACTCTGAACGAGTCAGAGTGGGGGCGGGATACTCTTTGGCCCGGCTATCTCAAGAAGCTGCGGATCGCGGCTTGACCGGATTGGAGTTTGCCCGGGGAATTCCGGGCACAGTGGGTGGAGCTGTCGTTATGAATGCAGGAGCTCATGGAGGAAGCATCCAGGATATCCTGGAGGAGGTCAAAATTCTCACTCCACAGGGAGAATTGCAGCGACTTGCTAAACAAGAGATACAGTTCGGCTATAGAGAGTGTTCCTTACGGGACCAGGTCATCATCCTGGAGGGGATTTTTTGCCTAAAATCCGGAGATCCGGATGTGATTCAGGCAACTATGAGTGAGAACCTGGCTAAGCGAAAAGCTGCCCAGCCCTTAGAACTGCCCAATGCAGGAAGTGTGTTTCGGAATCCTCCCGGAGATTCGGCTGGACGTTTAATCGAGAAAGCCGGTTGGAAGGGAAAGAGATTAGGTGGGGCTCAGGTATCCTTAAAGCATGGGAATTTTATAGTGAACCAAGGAGATGCTACAGCCCACGATGTATTAGCCTTGATACGAGAGATTCAAAAGGATGTTCATCATCAATTCGGCGTTGAGTTAAAGACTGAGGTGCGGTATATCCCACCCAGCTAA
- the mraY gene encoding phospho-N-acetylmuramoyl-pentapeptide-transferase yields MSERIFLAAALALIITLILGPLMIPVLRVLKFGQTIREEGPKRHLAKAGTPTMGGIIFLVGIVVSALVMAEKPTSLEMVMVISAMLGYGLIGFIDDFIKVVMHRSLGLRAYQKLIGQIALAFLLTWAANRFLGRGTDLVIPFTSIHLELGLLYYPFVAFIIVGITNAVNLTDGLDGLAAGATTFSMLSYIGIAWLAASQGGRVAILAYESDLAVFAAAVVGGCLGFLRFNKNPARVFMGDTGSLALGGALVGLAVLTKTELILLVIGGVYVVEAISVILQVISYQTTGKRIFRMSPLHHHFELGGWSERKVVMVFWLASILCGVLGVIAYMAGMF; encoded by the coding sequence ATGTCAGAACGCATATTTTTGGCTGCTGCTTTAGCGCTGATTATCACTTTAATACTTGGACCATTGATGATTCCCGTTTTACGGGTGTTGAAATTTGGCCAAACTATACGTGAGGAAGGCCCCAAGCGGCATTTAGCTAAGGCTGGAACTCCCACCATGGGTGGCATTATCTTTTTAGTGGGAATTGTGGTTAGTGCTCTGGTCATGGCGGAAAAACCCACGTCTCTGGAAATGGTCATGGTGATTAGTGCCATGCTGGGATATGGTCTTATCGGTTTTATCGATGATTTTATCAAAGTGGTGATGCACCGCTCCTTAGGGCTGAGAGCATACCAAAAGTTAATTGGCCAAATCGCCTTGGCTTTTCTCTTGACCTGGGCAGCCAATCGCTTCCTGGGGCGAGGGACTGATCTTGTTATTCCCTTTACCTCGATTCACTTGGAATTAGGTTTGTTATACTATCCCTTTGTCGCTTTCATTATCGTGGGGATTACCAATGCCGTTAATCTGACGGATGGACTGGACGGTTTAGCGGCAGGTGCTACGACATTCAGTATGCTAAGCTATATCGGTATCGCTTGGCTGGCAGCTTCCCAAGGGGGAAGAGTGGCTATATTAGCCTATGAATCCGATCTTGCTGTCTTTGCGGCAGCTGTAGTCGGGGGTTGTCTGGGCTTTCTTCGTTTTAATAAAAATCCGGCCCGGGTCTTTATGGGTGATACGGGCTCCTTGGCCTTGGGGGGAGCGTTAGTCGGATTAGCTGTGCTAACCAAGACTGAGCTTATTCTCTTGGTTATTGGCGGGGTTTATGTGGTTGAGGCGATTTCCGTGATCTTACAGGTCATTTCCTATCAGACCACGGGTAAGCGAATCTTCCGCATGAGCCCATTGCATCACCATTTTGAACTGGGCGGTTGGAGTGAGCGGAAGGTCGTCATGGTTTTTTGGCTGGCCTCTATTCTTTGCGGTGTCCTTGGGGTAATAGCCTATATGGCTGGAATGTTCTAG